From Streptomyces cyaneogriseus subsp. noncyanogenus, the proteins below share one genomic window:
- a CDS encoding SDR family NAD(P)-dependent oxidoreductase, translating to MTDSSILAETFTETFTVTTDNPLLRGHVVHGRHLLPGVGYVDLVLQVLARHGAVTPEVELRNLTILAPLVAEPGERVLATVEGRPAPAGGQRIEVRSRRPQDATDVLHAVVTAHPCPPAPFPERLPLPLGTADRVTTLADIYTWLRGNQLVHSGLMKSEGVVHRRGDDWLVELELAPPYHDSADSFLFHPALFEAGLLGGSVGNHMLHGGGASEGLYLPLVFESFRATARLGTRCYVRVPAGSSRRDDELMRLSVEFYDADGGKVAEVGGLVAKRVRDVSLLDVRESHAAQAPPAAAPPTAPDRSGGPDAPDVAGTVRALVAEQLKVPVTAVEAERGFYELGLVSVDLVSLVPALEDRLGLSLSPTIMFEYPSVAALTAWLEERVAERRETGPAGAVPPRPPAPPSPTDAPAPRSEAAPSTTTAPDVLGALLDETAALLKVPAAEIDPDGEFTEFGLDWAALARLSARLGDRYGPALTPALLSDRRTVRAVAEHIAAAASGPATGTGASGTRPEPEPTHPMLHHAEPDGDGLLFRTRFDGTEPFLRDHRVRDARVLPAVAQLEMARTAVERLLGEGHRGRVRLDDVVWLRPATCGPDGLELSLRVRPLPGQGWEYEIHSVTGDGEPALCSQGRASLTEEGERPPVDLAGLRARCAEHTVAAGAVYELYARAGMDYGPAQQSLAELRVGADEDGRPQVLAELRLPGAAAGLDGCLLHPSLVDGALQATIGLRLPARPDGERQARPALPFAVRHVDAVAATPSTAYVWVRHRPGGGRDAATAPLDVTVVDATGRVCAELTGLNTRALADAPEAQAPAPPEVRGAARPREEVPAAFTPGTGDIAVIGVSGRYPQAADLDAFWRNLREGRDCIREVPPERWDHRRYADAGGSSSGAWGGFLDEIDRFDPLFFQISLHEAELLDPQERLFLQCAHHTLEDAGYAAGPGGKVGVFVGVMYEEYQLYGAQAQYAGRPVALSGSAASIANRVSYFYDFTGPSMTVDTMCSSSLTAIHLACEAIKSGQCETALAGGVNLHSHPNKFLMLSQRRFLSSDGRCRSFGEGGDGYVPGEGVGAVLLKPLERAVADGDHIHGVIKGTALNHGGRTSGYSVPSPAAQAAVITEALTGAGVDPRRLSYLEAHGTGTALGDPIEIAGLKKALHSLGSVPQDLPIGSVKSNIGHAEGAAGIAGVTKVLLQMRHGELAPSLHSATPNPHLALDGTPVRVQQRLEPWHRPVLEADGVRRAVPRIAGVSGFGAGGSNAHVVIAEYEPPAGPPAPPAAPRRTALLVLSARSEEQLVEQSRRLRTRLAELPDDALPDVAWTLQTGRMALEERLALAVTSMADARARLAAFADAPRQPGAWTRGTARRGRDASAGTEAAEVRTAAAEWTGHGTPDRLLRLWADGAAVDWATLDPSAAPVRRVSLPGYPFARERCWFDLEPRDASAAPLSPASAPGAAPPATAEDTGRRDEMILLRPTWTVEEDTPAGEAPAGTFAAHHVVLVGRLTDPERDAVRAALPDGVTCHAADLADGPLERQYTETAQRVLALVRRILADGPRRPVLLQVALVGDAPSGTERERLACFGALAGLLRTASLENPLLHTQYVESLDGASPATVAARLRADAVPGPEPEVRHRDGRRQVGRWEETAPGLAAAAPWRDGGVYLITGGAGGLGLIVAGDIAASVRHATVVLTGRSPLSDDRRRRLEELRAAGLTVDHQRADVGDRESVARVLAHVADRYGPLTGIVHSAGVTDDGLLLRKTPETLARVLAPKVAGLVNLDELTREQPLETFVCFSSIAAAFGNPGQADYAAANAFMDAYAVYRNRLVEAGLRHGRTVSVDWPLWDEGGMGGDTVRENLRAAGLGTLDTPRGLRALRQALAPADGPADGRLLVAVGRRETLPARLFGNAVRASGPADGTPAAAAAADPGRPGVTGAAAADSEQPATLAAAAAPDPEHPGATDAGTARALEERAVGHLRRLLASSLKLGPERLAPDTPLEQYGMDSVIAVHAVTRLEESFGPLSRTLLFEFPTIRDLAEYFVSDHPQALRTLLGEPTAPLPVPATPAAPADPAGAPPPGDTASAPGSGPAVAARDRAAGPGTHRAGGDGDIAVIAVSGRYPQAADLDELWANLRDGKDCVTEVPADRWDPGTADAATDAGEGARSRAWGGFLDGIDRFDPLHFGISPREAAAMDPQLRLFLETVWHLLEESGTTQEVIERRYGRSVGVYVGAAYHLYRADDTDPALAALTSAASYNMIANRVSHFFGLEGPSLAVDGMCASSALAIHLACADLRRGETELAVAGGVNLTVHPDKYLALDELRLLGSHPGSRSFRDGDGYLPAEAVGAVLLKPLEAAVRDGDRILAVVKGTASVHSGRSNGFMMPSHRAQTKAMRRALEQAAVTADSIGYVEAAAGGTTLSDAVEFRALREVFDGVTEPVALGSVKSNLGHPEAASGIAQLTKVVLQLRHGQLAPLVEVGAPNPDLDFDGTALTLCDRLTDWAPRGADGAGGAPAPRRALINSVAAGGSHVSLVVEAPPRTGTATEGAPDNGPQVVVVSARNARRLRTAVRRLHDFLERDGSVTLADVAYGSQLGREALPERLAVVARSLDELKAALAHHLADDPGTDDAPAAVTVHRGNAEEDAGPLGTVLSGLRGEQFVAGLVADRDLDHLAELWVRGVTVPWGGLHAGRRPLVPLPPTEFERGSYWVGRRPGPARPTAAGTAPTDTAAPAGPERAGHGEEAEHAERTELPERAGRLRDRALTDTERTVVAAWSELLEIDTGELDAASNFLSLGGNSLLATRLINLLERHTGVHLPVQAVFDAPRVAELARELERRRPSVPTGSPDTEQILKSIALIEDMSDEELDALLVENVEN from the coding sequence ATGACCGACTCCTCGATCCTGGCCGAGACCTTCACCGAGACCTTCACGGTGACCACCGACAACCCGCTGCTGCGCGGCCATGTCGTGCACGGCCGGCACCTGTTGCCGGGGGTCGGCTACGTCGATCTGGTCTTACAGGTCCTCGCCCGGCACGGCGCCGTCACGCCCGAGGTGGAACTGCGGAACCTCACCATTCTCGCGCCGCTCGTGGCCGAACCCGGCGAGCGGGTTCTGGCCACGGTCGAGGGGAGACCGGCACCGGCGGGGGGACAGCGGATCGAAGTGCGCAGCCGGCGCCCGCAGGACGCGACGGACGTCCTGCACGCGGTGGTGACCGCGCATCCGTGTCCCCCGGCCCCCTTCCCGGAACGGCTGCCCCTGCCGCTCGGCACGGCGGACCGGGTCACCACCCTCGCCGACATCTACACCTGGCTGCGCGGGAACCAGTTGGTGCACTCGGGCCTGATGAAGTCCGAGGGCGTGGTCCACCGGCGCGGCGACGACTGGCTGGTGGAACTCGAACTCGCCCCGCCGTACCACGACAGCGCGGACTCCTTCCTCTTCCATCCGGCCCTGTTCGAGGCGGGACTGCTCGGCGGGAGCGTCGGCAACCACATGCTCCACGGGGGCGGCGCGAGCGAGGGCCTCTATCTGCCGCTGGTCTTCGAGTCGTTCCGCGCCACGGCCCGGCTCGGCACGCGCTGCTACGTCAGGGTCCCGGCCGGCTCCTCGCGGCGCGACGACGAACTCATGCGGCTCTCGGTGGAGTTCTACGACGCCGACGGCGGGAAGGTCGCCGAGGTCGGCGGGCTCGTGGCCAAGCGTGTACGCGACGTGTCCCTGCTCGACGTACGGGAAAGCCACGCCGCGCAGGCCCCGCCCGCCGCCGCGCCGCCCACCGCGCCGGACCGGTCCGGGGGCCCGGACGCGCCGGATGTCGCCGGCACCGTCCGCGCCCTGGTGGCCGAGCAGCTGAAGGTGCCGGTGACCGCGGTGGAGGCCGAGCGCGGTTTCTACGAACTGGGCCTCGTCTCGGTGGACCTGGTGTCCCTCGTACCGGCCCTGGAGGACCGGCTCGGGCTGTCGCTCTCGCCGACGATCATGTTCGAGTACCCGTCGGTCGCCGCACTCACGGCCTGGCTGGAGGAGCGCGTCGCGGAACGCCGGGAGACCGGCCCCGCCGGTGCGGTGCCGCCGCGGCCGCCCGCGCCCCCGTCCCCGACGGACGCGCCCGCCCCGCGGAGCGAGGCGGCCCCCTCCACCACCACGGCCCCCGACGTCCTCGGCGCGCTGCTCGACGAGACGGCCGCCCTGCTGAAGGTCCCGGCCGCCGAGATCGATCCGGACGGCGAGTTCACCGAGTTCGGACTCGACTGGGCGGCTCTCGCCCGGCTGTCGGCCCGGCTGGGCGACCGCTACGGGCCGGCGCTCACACCCGCCCTCCTCTCCGACCGGCGGACGGTACGGGCCGTCGCCGAGCACATCGCCGCCGCTGCGAGCGGCCCGGCGACGGGCACCGGCGCCTCCGGCACGCGGCCGGAGCCCGAACCGACGCACCCGATGCTGCACCACGCCGAGCCGGACGGCGACGGCCTCCTCTTCCGGACACGGTTCGACGGCACGGAACCCTTCCTGCGCGACCACCGGGTGCGTGACGCCCGGGTGCTGCCCGCCGTCGCCCAACTGGAGATGGCCCGCACGGCCGTCGAGCGCCTCCTCGGCGAGGGACACCGGGGACGGGTACGGCTCGACGACGTCGTCTGGCTGCGGCCGGCGACCTGCGGCCCGGACGGACTGGAGCTGTCGCTCCGGGTGCGCCCCCTGCCCGGACAGGGCTGGGAGTACGAGATCCACAGCGTCACCGGCGACGGCGAGCCCGCCCTGTGCAGCCAAGGCCGCGCGAGCCTGACGGAGGAGGGCGAGCGGCCCCCGGTCGACCTGGCCGGGCTGCGCGCGCGGTGTGCCGAGCACACCGTGGCGGCCGGCGCGGTGTACGAGCTGTACGCCCGCGCGGGCATGGACTACGGCCCGGCCCAGCAGTCCCTGGCCGAGCTGCGCGTAGGCGCGGACGAGGACGGGCGCCCCCAGGTGCTGGCCGAGCTGCGGCTGCCCGGGGCCGCGGCCGGGCTGGACGGGTGCCTGCTGCACCCGAGCCTCGTCGACGGCGCCCTCCAGGCCACCATCGGGCTGCGGCTGCCGGCCCGGCCGGACGGAGAGCGGCAGGCCCGCCCGGCCCTGCCGTTCGCCGTGCGGCACGTGGACGCGGTGGCCGCCACCCCCTCGACCGCCTACGTCTGGGTCCGGCACCGTCCGGGCGGCGGGCGCGACGCCGCCACGGCGCCGCTCGACGTCACCGTCGTCGACGCCACCGGCCGGGTGTGCGCGGAGCTGACCGGACTGAACACCCGCGCCCTGGCGGACGCCCCGGAGGCGCAGGCCCCGGCACCGCCGGAGGTACGCGGTGCCGCGCGGCCCCGGGAGGAAGTGCCCGCGGCCTTCACCCCCGGCACGGGCGACATCGCCGTCATCGGAGTCAGCGGCCGGTACCCGCAGGCGGCCGACCTCGACGCGTTCTGGCGGAACCTGCGCGAGGGCCGCGACTGCATCCGGGAAGTGCCGCCTGAGCGCTGGGACCACCGCCGGTACGCCGACGCCGGCGGCTCCTCCTCGGGCGCGTGGGGCGGCTTCCTCGACGAGATCGACCGGTTCGACCCGCTCTTCTTCCAGATCTCCCTGCACGAGGCCGAACTCCTCGACCCGCAGGAGCGGCTGTTCCTCCAGTGCGCCCACCACACCCTCGAAGACGCCGGGTACGCCGCGGGCCCGGGCGGCAAGGTGGGCGTCTTCGTCGGAGTGATGTACGAGGAGTACCAGCTCTACGGGGCCCAGGCGCAGTACGCCGGCCGGCCGGTCGCGCTGTCGGGCAGCGCCGCCAGCATCGCCAACCGGGTGTCGTACTTCTACGACTTCACCGGCCCCAGCATGACCGTGGACACCATGTGCTCGTCCTCGCTGACCGCCATCCACCTGGCCTGCGAGGCCATCAAGAGCGGTCAGTGCGAGACGGCGCTCGCCGGCGGGGTCAACCTGCACTCCCACCCCAACAAGTTTCTGATGCTCAGCCAGCGCCGGTTCCTCTCCAGCGACGGCCGCTGCCGCAGCTTCGGCGAGGGCGGCGACGGCTACGTACCCGGCGAGGGCGTGGGCGCGGTCCTGCTCAAGCCGCTGGAGCGGGCCGTCGCGGACGGCGACCACATCCACGGGGTGATCAAGGGGACCGCGCTGAACCACGGGGGGCGGACCTCCGGCTACTCCGTGCCCTCCCCGGCGGCGCAGGCCGCCGTCATCACCGAAGCCCTCACCGGCGCCGGCGTCGACCCCCGCCGCCTGAGCTACCTGGAGGCGCACGGCACCGGCACGGCCCTGGGCGACCCGATCGAGATCGCCGGTCTGAAGAAGGCGCTGCACAGCCTGGGCAGCGTGCCGCAGGACCTCCCGATCGGCTCGGTCAAGTCCAACATCGGGCACGCCGAGGGCGCCGCCGGAATCGCCGGGGTCACCAAGGTGCTGCTGCAGATGCGCCACGGGGAGCTGGCACCGAGCCTGCACTCCGCCACGCCCAACCCGCACCTGGCCCTCGACGGCACACCGGTGCGGGTGCAGCAGCGCCTGGAGCCGTGGCACCGCCCGGTCCTGGAGGCCGACGGCGTGCGGCGCGCGGTGCCGAGGATCGCCGGAGTCTCCGGCTTCGGCGCGGGCGGCTCCAACGCCCATGTCGTCATCGCCGAGTACGAGCCGCCCGCCGGGCCCCCGGCACCGCCCGCCGCGCCGCGCCGCACGGCCCTGCTCGTCCTCTCCGCGCGGAGCGAGGAGCAACTCGTCGAACAGTCCCGGCGGCTCCGCACCCGCCTGGCCGAACTGCCCGACGACGCCCTGCCCGACGTGGCCTGGACCCTCCAGACCGGGCGCATGGCACTGGAGGAGCGGCTCGCCCTCGCCGTGACGTCGATGGCGGACGCCCGGGCCCGGCTGGCCGCGTTCGCCGACGCCCCGCGGCAGCCGGGCGCCTGGACGCGCGGCACCGCCCGCCGGGGCCGGGACGCCTCGGCCGGCACCGAGGCGGCCGAGGTACGGACGGCCGCGGCGGAGTGGACCGGCCACGGCACCCCCGACCGGCTGCTGCGCCTGTGGGCCGACGGAGCCGCGGTGGACTGGGCCACGCTCGACCCGTCGGCCGCACCGGTGCGGCGCGTCAGCCTGCCCGGCTATCCCTTCGCCCGCGAACGCTGCTGGTTCGACCTGGAACCCCGCGACGCGTCCGCGGCGCCCCTCTCCCCGGCCTCCGCCCCCGGCGCGGCGCCGCCCGCCACGGCGGAGGACACCGGACGACGGGACGAGATGATCCTGCTGCGGCCCACCTGGACCGTCGAGGAGGACACACCCGCAGGCGAGGCCCCGGCCGGGACGTTCGCGGCGCACCACGTCGTGCTGGTCGGCCGCCTCACGGACCCGGAGCGCGACGCCGTGCGGGCCGCCCTGCCCGACGGCGTCACCTGCCATGCCGCGGACCTCGCGGACGGCCCGCTGGAGCGGCAGTACACCGAGACCGCGCAGCGCGTCCTGGCGCTCGTACGCCGGATCCTCGCGGACGGCCCGCGCCGGCCGGTGCTGCTCCAGGTCGCGCTGGTCGGCGACGCCCCGTCCGGGACCGAACGCGAACGCCTGGCCTGCTTCGGCGCACTGGCGGGCCTGCTGCGCACGGCCAGCCTGGAGAATCCGCTGCTGCACACCCAGTACGTCGAGAGCCTCGACGGCGCCTCACCGGCCACCGTCGCCGCCCGCCTGCGCGCCGACGCCGTGCCCGGACCCGAACCGGAGGTGCGCCACCGCGACGGCCGTCGCCAGGTCGGCCGGTGGGAGGAGACGGCACCCGGCCTCGCCGCCGCCGCACCGTGGCGGGACGGCGGCGTCTACCTCATCACCGGGGGCGCCGGGGGACTGGGCCTGATCGTGGCGGGCGACATCGCGGCGTCCGTCCGCCACGCCACCGTGGTCCTCACCGGCCGCTCACCGCTGAGCGACGACCGGCGCCGCCGGCTGGAGGAGCTGCGCGCGGCGGGGCTGACGGTGGATCACCAGCGCGCCGACGTCGGCGACCGGGAGTCCGTCGCCCGGGTCCTGGCGCACGTGGCGGACCGGTACGGGCCGCTGACCGGCATCGTGCACAGCGCGGGTGTGACCGACGACGGCCTGCTCCTGCGCAAGACCCCCGAGACACTGGCGCGTGTGCTGGCGCCCAAGGTCGCCGGGCTCGTCAACCTCGACGAGCTGACCCGGGAGCAGCCGCTGGAGACGTTCGTCTGCTTCTCGTCGATCGCGGCGGCCTTCGGCAACCCGGGCCAGGCCGACTACGCCGCCGCGAACGCCTTCATGGACGCCTACGCCGTCTACCGCAACCGCCTCGTCGAGGCGGGGCTGCGCCACGGCAGGACCGTCTCCGTGGACTGGCCGCTGTGGGACGAGGGCGGCATGGGCGGCGACACCGTCAGGGAGAACCTGCGCGCCGCCGGCCTCGGCACCCTGGACACCCCCCGCGGGCTGCGGGCGCTGCGCCAGGCGCTGGCCCCGGCGGACGGGCCCGCGGACGGCAGACTGCTCGTCGCCGTCGGCCGCCGCGAGACCCTGCCGGCCCGGCTCTTCGGGAACGCCGTCCGCGCCTCCGGTCCCGCCGACGGCACCCCCGCCGCGGCGGCGGCCGCCGACCCGGGGCGCCCGGGCGTCACCGGCGCGGCGGCTGCCGACTCGGAGCAGCCGGCCACCCTCGCCGCGGCGGCGGCCCCCGACCCGGAGCACCCGGGCGCCACCGACGCCGGCACGGCCCGGGCCCTGGAGGAACGCGCGGTCGGCCACCTGCGGCGGCTGCTGGCGTCGTCCCTCAAGCTCGGCCCCGAGCGCCTGGCCCCCGACACGCCGCTGGAGCAGTACGGCATGGACTCCGTCATCGCGGTCCACGCCGTCACCCGGCTGGAGGAGTCGTTCGGCCCGCTCTCGCGCACCCTGCTCTTCGAGTTCCCGACCATCCGCGACCTGGCGGAGTACTTCGTCTCCGACCACCCGCAGGCACTGCGCACCCTGCTCGGCGAACCCACGGCGCCGCTGCCGGTCCCGGCCACCCCGGCCGCCCCCGCGGACCCGGCGGGTGCGCCGCCGCCCGGGGACACCGCGAGCGCACCCGGATCCGGCCCGGCCGTGGCCGCCCGCGACCGCGCGGCGGGCCCTGGCACGCACCGGGCGGGCGGCGACGGCGACATCGCCGTCATCGCGGTCAGCGGGCGCTACCCGCAGGCCGCCGACCTCGACGAACTGTGGGCCAACCTCCGCGACGGCAAGGACTGCGTCACCGAAGTCCCGGCCGACCGCTGGGACCCCGGCACGGCGGACGCGGCCACCGACGCGGGCGAGGGTGCCCGGAGCCGCGCCTGGGGCGGATTCCTGGACGGGATCGACCGGTTCGACCCGCTGCACTTCGGCATCTCCCCCCGGGAGGCCGCGGCGATGGACCCGCAGCTACGGCTGTTCCTCGAGACCGTGTGGCACCTGCTGGAGGAGAGCGGCACGACGCAGGAGGTCATCGAGCGGCGCTACGGACGGAGCGTCGGCGTCTACGTGGGCGCCGCCTACCACCTCTACCGGGCCGACGACACCGACCCCGCCCTCGCGGCGCTCACCTCCGCGGCCTCGTACAACATGATCGCCAACCGCGTCTCGCACTTCTTCGGACTGGAGGGGCCCAGCCTCGCCGTGGACGGCATGTGCGCGTCGTCGGCCCTGGCGATCCACCTGGCCTGCGCCGACCTGCGCAGGGGCGAGACCGAACTGGCCGTCGCCGGAGGCGTCAACCTCACCGTCCACCCGGACAAGTACCTGGCCCTGGACGAACTGCGGCTGCTCGGCAGCCACCCGGGCAGCCGCAGCTTCCGCGACGGGGACGGCTATCTGCCCGCCGAAGCCGTGGGCGCGGTGCTGCTCAAGCCGCTGGAGGCGGCGGTGCGCGACGGCGACCGGATCCTCGCCGTCGTCAAGGGCACGGCATCGGTGCACTCCGGCCGGTCCAACGGCTTCATGATGCCGAGCCACCGCGCCCAGACCAAGGCCATGCGGCGAGCGCTGGAGCAGGCCGCGGTCACCGCGGACTCCATCGGGTACGTCGAGGCCGCGGCCGGCGGGACGACGCTCTCCGACGCGGTCGAGTTCCGCGCGCTGCGGGAGGTGTTCGACGGTGTCACCGAGCCCGTGGCGCTCGGCTCCGTGAAGTCGAACCTGGGCCACCCCGAGGCGGCCTCCGGCATCGCCCAGCTCACCAAGGTCGTCCTGCAACTGCGGCACGGGCAGCTCGCCCCGCTGGTGGAGGTGGGCGCACCCAACCCCGACCTGGACTTCGACGGCACGGCCCTGACCCTCTGCGACCGGCTGACGGACTGGGCACCGCGCGGCGCGGACGGCGCCGGCGGCGCCCCCGCCCCCCGTCGCGCCCTCATCAACTCGGTGGCGGCGGGCGGCAGCCACGTCAGCCTGGTCGTCGAGGCACCGCCGCGCACCGGGACCGCCACCGAAGGCGCACCGGACAACGGACCCCAGGTGGTCGTGGTGTCCGCGAGGAACGCGAGGCGGCTGCGCACGGCGGTACGGCGGCTGCACGACTTCCTGGAGCGCGACGGCTCGGTGACGCTGGCCGACGTGGCCTACGGCTCGCAACTGGGCCGCGAGGCACTGCCCGAGCGCCTGGCCGTGGTGGCGCGGTCCCTGGACGAGCTGAAGGCGGCGCTGGCGCACCATCTGGCGGACGATCCCGGCACCGACGACGCGCCGGCGGCCGTGACGGTCCACCGCGGCAACGCGGAGGAGGACGCGGGACCGCTCGGGACGGTGCTCTCCGGCCTGAGGGGCGAGCAGTTCGTCGCCGGTCTCGTCGCCGACCGCGACCTCGACCACCTCGCCGAGCTGTGGGTGCGGGGCGTCACCGTGCCGTGGGGCGGACTGCACGCCGGGCGCCGCCCGCTGGTGCCGCTGCCGCCGACGGAGTTCGAGCGGGGCAGCTACTGGGTCGGCCGCAGGCCCGGGCCCGCCCGCCCCACCGCGGCCGGGACCGCGCCGACGGACACCGCCGCGCCCGCCGGCCCCGAACGAGCCGGGCACGGCGAAGAAGCCGAACACGCCGAACGCACCGAGCTTCCCGAGCGCGCCGGACGGCTGCGGGACCGGGCGCTCACCGACACCGAGCGCACGGTGGTCGCCGCCTGGTCGGAGCTGCTGGAGATCGACACCGGCGAACTGGACGCGGCGAGCAACTTCCTCAGCCTGGGCGGCAACTCGCTGCTGGCCACCCGGCTGATCAACCTGCTCGAGCGGCACACGGGCGTGCACCTGCCCGTCCAGGCCGTCTTCGACGCTCCGCGCGTGGCCGAACTGGCGAGGGAGCTGGAGCGCCGCCGGCCGTCCGTACCGACCGGATCGCCCGACACCGAGCAGATCCTCAAGAGCATCGCCCTCATCGAAGACATGAGCGACGAAGAGCTCGACGCTCTGCTCGTCGAGAACGTCGAGAACTAG
- a CDS encoding 3-hydroxyacyl-CoA dehydrogenase has protein sequence MRIEGSVALVTGGASGLGLATVRALAERGASVVILGRSARGKEAAQELGERVVFSPGDVTSEEDVTAAIDLASSLGPLRIAVSCAGVGNAFKTVGRKGPFPLAAFDKVIRVNLIGTFNVVRLAAARMDQAEDDGEEERGVIVNTSSAAAYDGQIGQAAYAASKAGIVGMTLPIARDLAPSRIRVVTVAPGLFHTPMFDSFPDSALEALGRQVPHPARLGDPGEFASLVTHIVENPMLNGETIRLDGALRMAPR, from the coding sequence GTGCGGATCGAAGGAAGCGTCGCACTGGTCACCGGCGGAGCGTCCGGCCTCGGGCTGGCGACGGTACGTGCACTCGCGGAGCGCGGCGCGTCGGTGGTGATCCTCGGCCGCTCCGCGCGCGGCAAGGAGGCCGCGCAGGAGCTGGGCGAGCGGGTCGTGTTCTCCCCCGGTGACGTGACCAGCGAGGAGGACGTCACCGCCGCGATCGACCTCGCCTCCAGCCTGGGGCCCCTTCGTATCGCGGTGAGCTGCGCCGGAGTGGGCAACGCCTTCAAGACGGTCGGCAGGAAGGGGCCGTTCCCGCTGGCCGCGTTCGACAAGGTGATCAGGGTCAACCTCATCGGGACCTTCAACGTCGTCCGCCTCGCCGCGGCCCGGATGGACCAGGCCGAGGACGACGGCGAGGAGGAGCGCGGCGTCATCGTCAACACCTCGTCGGCGGCCGCCTACGACGGACAGATCGGGCAGGCCGCCTACGCCGCCTCCAAGGCGGGCATCGTCGGCATGACACTGCCGATCGCCCGCGACCTGGCCCCGTCGAGGATTCGCGTGGTCACGGTAGCGCCGGGGCTGTTCCACACCCCGATGTTCGATTCTTTCCCGGACTCCGCGCTGGAGGCGCTCGGCCGGCAGGTGCCGCATCCCGCACGCCTCGGCGATCCCGGGGAATTCGCCTCTCTCGTCACGCACATCGTGGAGAACCCGATGCTCAACGGCGAGACGATCCGCCTCGACGGCGCTCTCAGGATGGCTCCGCGCTGA
- a CDS encoding acyltransferase family protein yields MSDEPSAGSRLPSLTSLRFFLALVVVWYHMSFVSGLFDGSLQQSLGIASPFASGAVSGFFVLSGFVLTWAHRPDDRLRAFWRRRWWKIFPNHLLAWTAVLVFFAVTATEVPMPSPPGDGTGAAVANLLLVQGWIPDMSVFSGFNTPAWSIACEAFFYALFPALFVVLRKVPAQRLRRVWVALAVLIVLVPLAASAFPGPDLYDWLPLSERGLWFVYVFPPVRLLEFVLGIVTARLVLTGTWPRVGRLAVTAFFLVFFFMLPGLPAQYAMGSAMAPALAAIIARTALADIEGRARRLPRPALIALGEASYALYITHFPLMLAVRHLIGPDPDLAPGTGFAIVFGLIGLAVALSLVVYRYFESPLMRRWSGGRPPSRPQPAASAAAPAS; encoded by the coding sequence ATGTCCGACGAGCCGTCCGCGGGAAGCCGCCTTCCGTCGCTGACCAGCCTGCGTTTCTTCCTGGCCCTGGTGGTCGTGTGGTACCACATGAGCTTTGTCTCGGGATTGTTCGACGGCTCCCTCCAGCAGAGCCTCGGTATCGCCTCTCCCTTCGCCTCGGGGGCGGTGAGCGGATTCTTCGTCCTGTCGGGATTCGTACTGACCTGGGCGCACAGACCCGACGACCGGCTCCGCGCGTTCTGGCGGCGCCGCTGGTGGAAGATCTTCCCCAACCATCTGCTCGCCTGGACGGCGGTCCTGGTCTTCTTCGCCGTCACCGCGACCGAGGTTCCCATGCCCTCGCCGCCCGGGGACGGGACGGGCGCGGCCGTGGCGAATCTGCTGCTGGTCCAGGGCTGGATACCCGACATGAGTGTCTTCTCCGGATTCAACACCCCGGCCTGGTCGATCGCCTGTGAGGCGTTCTTCTACGCCCTCTTCCCCGCCCTTTTCGTCGTCCTGCGCAAGGTCCCGGCACAGCGGCTGCGCCGGGTGTGGGTCGCGCTCGCCGTGCTCATCGTCCTCGTGCCGCTGGCCGCCTCGGCCTTCCCGGGGCCGGACCTGTACGACTGGCTCCCCCTCAGCGAACGCGGCCTGTGGTTCGTCTACGTCTTCCCGCCCGTGCGGCTGCTGGAGTTCGTGCTGGGCATCGTGACCGCCCGGCTCGTCCTGACCGGCACCTGGCCGCGCGTCGGCCGCCTGGCGGTGACCGCCTTCTTCCTGGTGTTCTTCTTCATGCTGCCCGGGCTGCCCGCGCAGTACGCGATGGGTTCGGCGATGGCGCCCGCGCTCGCGGCGATCATCGCCCGGACTGCACTGGCCGACATCGAGGGCCGCGCCCGGCGGCTGCCCCGCCCGGCCCTCATCGCCCTGGGCGAGGCGTCCTACGCCCTGTACATCACGCACTTCCCGCTGATGCTGGCCGTGCGCCATCTGATCGGGCCCGACCCGGACCTGGCGCCGGGGACGGGCTTCGCGATCGTCTTCGGGCTCATCGGCCTGGCGGTGGCGCTGTCCCTCGTGGTGTACCGCTACTTCGAGAGCCCGCTGATGCGCCGCTGGTCCGGCGGCCGGCCCCCGTCCCGGCCGCAGCCCGCCGCCTCCGCCGCCGCCCCGGCCTCTTGA
- the msrA gene encoding peptide-methionine (S)-S-oxide reductase MsrA — protein sequence MTEAQSVNGGTETLTLGPGCFWSFDAVARRTPGITSSVVGFAGDHGPPPDYEAYQRYGLNPQKFVEAVQVTFRPDEISLEEILALFFQSHDPTTPNQSGADHGTVYHSTIFYADEDQRVRSEQVMRRVRRDIGKDIVTDLRPCQQFFEADPEQQDFYGKNPSQPYCRVVIEPKLRTLGLDAG from the coding sequence ATGACCGAGGCACAGTCCGTAAACGGGGGAACAGAGACTCTGACGCTCGGCCCGGGTTGTTTCTGGTCCTTTGACGCGGTGGCACGCCGAACTCCCGGGATCACCTCCAGCGTCGTGGGATTCGCCGGGGACCACGGGCCCCCGCCCGACTACGAGGCGTACCAGCGCTACGGGCTCAACCCGCAGAAATTCGTCGAGGCGGTACAGGTCACCTTCCGGCCGGACGAAATCTCCTTGGAGGAGATCCTGGCCCTCTTCTTCCAGAGCCACGACCCGACCACGCCGAACCAGAGCGGGGCGGACCACGGGACCGTCTACCACTCGACGATCTTCTACGCCGACGAGGACCAGCGGGTGCGTTCCGAACAGGTCATGCGCCGGGTGCGGCGGGACATCGGCAAGGACATCGTGACCGATCTCCGGCCCTGCCAGCAGTTCTTCGAGGCGGATCCGGAACAGCAGGACTTCTACGGCAAGAACCCTTCCCAGCCGTACTGCCGGGTGGTCATCGAGCCGAAGCTGCGGACGTTGGGACTGGACGCCGGCTGA